The DNA region CCACCAGCCCCGAGCGCAGACCCCTGGGTCTGACAGCCCCGCCATGCGCGAGCCCCGGGGCACGGCAGAGCCGTCCTcgcctcccccatcccaccttgACGTCCGGACTGGGGCCAGGGTGCATCCCTGCCTCTGCCACCatgggggctggagctggggctgcctccCGGCTCTGCCGCCAGAGATGGAGCCTGGCTGCTGCCGCCCACCCGCTCAGCCCTGCCGCGCTCCGGCTGCCTGGGGCAGTTTTGGCTGCTGCCAGGTGCCCCCAGGCCTGCCACGtgctcccagctccagccctgttcCACCTCCAGCATGCCAGAAGCCCCGGGAGGCACTGTGACCCCTCcaggggggacgggacagggtaCCAGTGCACGTGAGCCCCTCCATGCCACAGAGGTGATGGCTGTGGCTCCTGCCCAGCAAGCAGGTGGCACCGAGGGGACCTggtggcacagcatggcacagtaTGGCCGTGTGTGACCGTGGTTGGATGTGCGGGGGGAGACCTCGGTGCTTGCTCCTGTGGGCACCCAGCACAGCAACACACACACGGTGTTTGCACCCTCAGCAGCAGCCCCACTTGATGTCCTCCCACCAGGAAGCACACCCTCCCCATAGTCCCGCCATTCATCCTTAGGCATCTTCCGACCCCTGCGGCCTGGGGCCATGCCCCGAGACACACTCCTCCCGCGCACCTCCCCGTTCCAGCTGCAGTCAGCTTGGCATCAGCCCAAGTAGGAGGTTTTGGCCAGTGCTTGTGCTTTTGAGGATTGATCGGTGCATCGCTAAGCTTTCCTCTGCACTGTAGCAGGCAAGACATGGGAGCATATGGCTCAGAGACGCCGACATATGTTTTAAGCACTACAAGATGGCATATTGCAATTGTAGCagtgttcttcatttttatttttagctcagTTATACAAATACGATGTTTTTCTCACtgttcagtgttatcaacatttgaaactatttttgtaCATTATTATCCTCTCTGATTTCTAATCCTATGCAGCTTTGCAAGGTCTAATAGGGAATGTATAGAACCCATGCAAGTTAAACCTTTAATAAAGAGCAATTTGCAAGTACAAttctctcattatttttttttatcgaTACTTCTGCATATTCAGTGAAATCTAAAGATTAGAGGTTTATGAATAATTCAGTGTTTAGGCTGATGTCTGATTCATGTACTTCAAATCTGGGAGCTGGttttggagggaagaggggaaggatttGGTGTTTATTTGCTGTCTGCGAGGCTGTGCTCCATGGCAGCCCTGTGGTGCTTGGTGCTGTGGGTTTCCTGCCCATGCAGGACCGGCCCCAGCACATGCTGGTCATGACCTGGCCCTGAGCCTGCGGGCTGTCACCCCACACAATGCCCAGCCCtatggctgctgctggtggtagGGGCAAGCGATGGTTTGGGATCCTCCTGCCAGCCCAGGTGGGTGCCGGGGGCATCACGGAGCTACTGTAGGGGTGATGGCCGGATCCAGGAGGAGGATACGGTTGGAGGAGGTGCACCCAACCCCGCTGTGgtgccagctcctgcagccctccagtgtccccatcgtccccTTCCTGGGGAATTTGGAAATGGAGCAGGGAACGGGCTGGTGGTGCTGGTCCAGGGGGAGCTGGGCATGTGGGCCCTGGGCACAAGgtccctctcccagcttcttgctccAGACCTGGCTCCTGCTGGCACCTCAGTCCCCTGCCAGGATCCAGCCCCCAGGCTCAGCAGGTGGGCACAGACCTTGACAAAGGTCTTCCTTTGCACGTACATTGTCACGGTAACTTGTCTGCTGAGTCAGGCCGTGACCCAGCCCGGCCATCACATAATCCCGGCCCTTCCTCAGGCTTTCACAGACAATGTGTACAAAAGCCTTGTGACTCTTGCGTAAAGAGGAAGGGACTGATGCGGTGCCCTGTGGAGAAACACGGCGGTCCCCAGGGTGGAGATATTCACACTGTTCCTGCACCAAAGAGCGGTTTGTGACAGGCTCACCCTGCGAGCACAGGTGGAACAGAAAGTAGCATAAACACTCTACCCCACTGGAACAGCGGGGAAAGTGTCCATAGGATCCCAGAAGGACATTTTTAACACGGCCGTGACACAGAAGTGCCCTGGGCACCTTGGGGACCCCAGATGGCCAAGGGCTCAGCTCACGCCTGGCCCGTGGGACAATGCTGTCCTTGGTGTGGGGTGGTTGCTGTACCAGGAGCCAGCACAGAGGGGACACAGAGGGGACATGGAGGGGATGCCCGTGTGTGTGGGGCTGGGTGTGCTCTCCCCCAAGCACAGTGGGATTCGGCGGGCAGAGATAAGTAGGGGTCCTGCTCATGAGCGCACACCTGGGGCTGCTGTGGAGACTCACTCCTGCCTTTGCCAGCCAACAAAGCAGCTgtccattttcctcctcttgtttgtgggattgttttttctcccccattaTCAGGCTCCCCTGGCGGTACAGCTCCCTCCCAGTGGAGCCATCCCGGGCGAAGGGAGCTGGCACGTCACACCAGTGCACCAGCAACAGGTCCTGTGCGGGCCCCACGCTGCAGGCTGGTTCCACGCTGCAGGCTGGTCCCACAGCAAGTGCTGTCAGCAAGCTGCAATCCCAGCACCCCGCCACCCACCAAGCAGCAGGTAGGTGTCTTTCCCTGGCGTGTTCAGGGCAATCACCCCATGACCCCCCAGCCTCTTGCCCCTGTCCAAACACTCTGCTCAGACATGCCCCTTCTCCCTCCAGCCCCTCGCAAAGCTTTGGCAAAGGGCACTCAGCTCCCCAGCCACCTGCTCCCACCCGGGCGGGGACCAGAGCAATTAGCAGCTGCTAACTAGCCCCTGCAGTTAGGGTGCTAATCAGATAAATTAGCTGGAAGGGAACTGAGCCTGTGAGTAAGGGTGGTGGTGTTGTGAACAGAGCTGGGCTTGCCTGGGCCCTGGGCTTTAGGCTGGTGTGCTTGGGCTGGTGTGTGCTGCCATGGACCCTCAGATGGGTAAGGGGTTTGCCGAGCCCTGTGGCTCCCGTGTGGCTGGGGCTCTGCTTGGGATCTGGTGGCTGTGGTCCGGGTGAGCCTGCAGGGATGAGCAGGGTCATGGCTGCTCAGCTtctgggaggcttttcagccctTGGGGGTGAGCAcctcggggctggggctgggtccCAAGAGCTGCCTCTTGCCTCTCACAGCAGCTGAAGCTgctggcacagcccagctcccGAGTCCGCtggcccggggccggcggccccCGCATCCCCCCACCCTGCACATGGTCATCGAGGCGCTGCGGGCCCAGGACCAGAGGAAGGGCGTCTCCGTCGTCGCCATCAAGCGGTTCATCCTGACCAAGTACCCTGCTGTGGACCCCGTCCGCCTCAAGTACCTGCTGAAGCAGGCGCTGAGCAAGGGGCTGAGCCGCGGGGACCTGGTGCGGCCCCGCAACTCCTCCGCCATGGGGGCCACCGGCCGCTTCAAGGTGAGCgggggggctgccggccccgAAGTTGCAGGGCTGGGGACCGAGGTGTCGCCTGGCCCCGCTTCCACCCCTCTCTTGCCCCCAGTTAGCCACCGAGAAGCTGCGGCCAAAGCAGCCGCCGGGCCAGGCGGATCCTGACAAAGGACAGGCCCCAAAGCCGGGACGGAAAGggaccaccaagcccccccaggcCTCTGCAGCGGGTGCGTGACAGCGAGGTAAAGGGCTGGTGGTGCCACCGGCTGCCccgggctgccccagccccacggaGAGGCCCCTGCTTGGGGTCATCCACCACCCCTTCTCCCACAGGCACCGCAAAGGAGAAGCCGACAGCAGCGAAACAGAAGCTGAGGGCGAAGCCTGAGGACGTGAGTAGGGTGAGGTGATGCAGTGGTGAGGCTGGGTGGCTCGTGGCATGGCAGCAGCCTTGAGGTGCTCTTTCCCTTCCAGGCCAGGCTGCCAGCACCAGCAAAGCCCAGGAGTGGTGGAGTGAAGCCCCCACAAGCTGCCGGCTGCCCCCAGGCACCCGGCAAAGGACCTCCAGGCCCCCCCGCAGCTGCTGAGGGCGCAGGAGGGGGCGAGGGCGACAGCCCTGCGGGTGCTGGGGAAAAGGGCCCCCGAGAGGCGCCGGtgggaaagagcaagaggaagGTGCCCAAGGGTGCAAAGCAAGATGCCCCCAAGGCAAAGGGGGATCAAGGCAAGGCAAGAAAGCCCCGGGTGACCCCAGAAGCTGGCCAGGGGGAGGCTGGGCTGCAGAAGGCAGCCCCCCCACCAGCAGGCAGGAAGGTCCCATAGGGGGTCCCGGACAGCCCCCGCTCCCCTGGGAGCCCAGCCCTGCTTCCAGCTGGGCCTGAGCCCTTGGAGTCTGCGTTGGTTTTGGTCCCCAGGACAGGTTTTAACTCTGTGTTCACTTCCTGCTAATAAAGCTGTTTCATTTCCCTCATGAAATGGCGTGAATGCTGCCCTTCTTGTGGGTCTCTGCCCCTGCGCTCCCATCTCCCAGTGCCAAAATCCCCCAGGCTCTGGCCTCGTCCGCCGTGGTGTGGCGGTGAGCTGGTGCTGCGGCCAGCTGCCTGCCATGCCTGCTCTCATGGAGAGGTGCCCTGTCTGACCCCAGCTGCAGGCTGCAGTGGACACCAGGCCAGCCAGCAGTGCCAGGGGGTGCCAGGTTTTGGGGGCTGTGTGGCTGATGGTGATCCCTGCTGCAGGGTGATGGCCTGGGCAGGGGGCCCTGGGACCCATGGGACATGGCACAGTGCCACTCCTGGGCACTGCGACGCTTGGGCTTGGCCAGCCCTGCCAGTGTGGGGCTGCGGTGCCTGCAGCCTTGGTGTGGGGTAGGTGTCTGgccctctgccctcctgcctgcccttgtgCTAATAATGACTGGCTGAGCCAGGATTACAGGAGTGCCAGGGCAGCAGGTCTGGGTGCATGCCATGGGCAAGGGTCCCCAGTGCCAggggagctgcctgtgctgtaACCATGGTGAGAGGTAAATAGAAGTGGTTTAGGGCTCAAAAAAGGAGTTTGAGCTGTTTGCTGTAGACTGCAGCATTGCTCATGCTCTTGTTATCTATCTGTGGCACAGTTCCCACCTCTAAACCTGTCTTGCTAGCTCCTGTGGGTCAACATACGAATGCTTCCATTTAATAGCTTCAAATGCCTGAATTTTTCTTGCTCTGCACAGAGCAGAGCCCTTCTGAAGGTCAGTCTGATAATGCAAAGGGTTACAGTCCTCCTGGGCAGGAGAAAATAAGTGGAAGTAAAACTCTCTTCTTAAAGAGGATTTTGCTAATCTTCAGCTGGCCTTGCCGATGCCCTCCAAGGCTCCTGGCCTTGCTCTGGGGCTTAAGCAAGAGCTGAGCAAACTAACTTCTCTTTAAACTTCAGCCTTGGCCATGTTGATCCACCTTTAATGGAGCTGAAACTCGTGTtcccccagggatggggagggggatgctgcagTAATAACTGAGCAGCACTCACCTGACCCTTCAACGATGGTTAACCATGCAAAGCACTGCTTGCTCACATAGAAATGTCCCATAACAGAACTGGGCAGGAGCTGTGTTCTCTCTTACCAGGCACTCGGTGTGAAACATAATGCTCGTTCGCTTTGAGAGAGGCCAAATCATTTAATGGCTGTGTTTAGCTTTATTAAGAATCAACTTTCTAGTGGGAAAAGAAAATCCCTCTGGTATCTGGAAAGAACAGCTTTTACTGGGGGAGCTGGAAGAGAGAGGATTTAGCAATGCCATGGTTATTAAGACCTACGGGCTGTGGCTGGTGTCATGGCACTGAAGCCAGAAGCCTCAAGGCCTGGCTGCAGTGGTGCAGAGCAGGTGCtgggctccctggggctgggagaaGACATGGTCTTTGTAGGTCAGCGGCACCTGACAGATGTGAGGGTGCCTGGCCCTGGAAACTGCGTGGTATTACTGGTCTTAGCCTGTGCAGTACAGCATGCAGTTGGTTCAGGTGTCTGGTTGTGTCCTCATAAGGATCTTCCCCCTCCCATGTCAGTTCCTGCTCTGGCAGGAGCCGTGGTGCTGGGTAGCAGGAGTGGTGAGCGGCTGCAGCCCAAAGGGGTAAAAAAACCACCTTGTTTCCAGATGAGAAGGGTATCAGCTGAGCTGCCAACCCTGAGCACAGTATGTCTTGGACAGGCAAAGCTTGCTGCACACACCTGTGGGTGTCTTCCCTAATGTTGTGTATCCTTTGTGTGCACAGGGGAGGAACTTCACTACGCAGGTTTCAGCACCTTGTTTTATTACAAAGATAGGCTTTTCCAAGAGTCTGCCACTTCCACTACACAGCAGGTAAGGGCACTACACCCACAACACGTGCCAAAGTTTAAAAACATGTTACAAAGGGCTTGGGGTTCAAGGCAACACTACAAACCCTCAAGCTTCTGCTCCATTAAAGTTGTTCCTTTAAAATGGTTGTAgcaactacctttttttttttttttttttgctttggaaaaaattaaataataaagcaaTAGGCCTCAATACATGGCCCAGTCACATTACCTGGAGGCAAACTATACTCACTATCAGCTCACCTGTATCCTTTCCTTGTAACAACATGGGGCTATTGCTCCATGGTCCTTTCCCTACCTCCAGCCAAGCTCAACGTTCTCTGCTACCTTGGTCCTTCTCACCCTTGCCTTCCCTGTGCTGGGCCTGCCTATATCTCTGGCAGCTATTCACAgtttctaaaagaagaaaaaaaaattcaagaatttTTTGTGAAatcactttcaaaataaaatgtagccCAGCTACATTCTTAGAGTTTCTATTCTGAAGCCACATCCTCAGCAAAGACATTGAAACCTCCACAGTGTATGTACTTTTTCTGtagttctctttaaaaaaacctctgttcttcccctttccccccccaccccccccacccccccccccgcctccttttaACATACTGGATAAAGTCtatcatttgctttaaaatagatatctatatacacatacacaattTTGATGTTCCAATTTCTGACAAATGTGGTGTTACTGGAAACGATGGGATGGAGGCCACCTGTCCATGGCAGTGAGTCACCCAGGAGGAGTTTTGGTGGACCTATGTCATCTAATACCAGGTTGCATCCTTGCCAGCTGGATGAGTAACGGAGGCTCACCTTAGACCCTGCCTGGAGTGAGgtagtaacttttttcttttttattttcttttctatttggcAGTTTGAAAACGCAGTGGCTACGGCTGGGTTTAGCTTTCATGGGCAGGTTGCCTTTGCCTGCATGTGAATGCTGGCTTCAAGCATGTGGGCTTAGCTGCGGTCCAGCCTCTAGAGAGGGGCCTGTGTGACACTGGAGAAGACCAGAGTGGTCATGGCTCCCCTGGCTGCAAAAAGGATGAAGTTGCCTGCAGAAGGGACAATGGGCCACCATGCTGGGACAGGGTTTTTGCCCCAGTGTGGATGCTGTGGGATGGCAGTGGTTTCTAGGTCTCAGATGAGCTCTGTTTGTGCAGCAGGACCCTGCTCGCTGACCCCAGTGCAAGTGTGGGACGCTTTCTACTTTCTGCCTTTGTTGGCAGCTTGCAGTGCTGGAGCTCTGCTGGCCTGTGTGAGCGAGAGCATTGTGCTGCCAGGGGGATGGGGTCCAGTCCCTTTGCCTTTGTGGGCTGAAAAAGACTGGACACGCAGCAAAACCGCTCCCTCAGTTGCTCTCGGGTGACAACCACGGTGGGCTGGGTCCAAAGCAAGCAGAACAAGCTGCTTTAGGAAGACACCTCTATAGCACTGGCCTTGTTTTCGGTGATGATCACACGAGATGCTGCAGTGCATGGTGCAGAGGGAGGGAAGATGCTGCCTGGTGTTTTGCCCCGCGCGTGGCTCAAGTCCACTCTTTCAGAGCACTGTCAGCAGGAGCTGACCCCTGTTGGCATGAGCGGTGTtactggggctgagctggggcagcACCACAGGTGTGTGTGCAGCCAGCGTGGCAGGGAGACTGGAGTGCGAGGCACCAGCCCTTCCCCTCACTGACTATGTCTGGTCCTCGAGGCAGAAGCCATGCCTGCGACCAGCTGGCTGAACGGTGGGGGGATATTTGCCTGCCCCCGGCAACTCCAGCTCACTGTGCACGTAGATATGGGAACCTGGGGAAGGGGGAACAGCCCTTCCCACACTGTCTAGCAAGTAACGCACTCCCTCCGGCTCTGTAACGGCCGTCTCCACGAGGGGATAAAGTGCTTTCACCATGCCTTAGCTACTTGGAAATCAACTGCTTCGTCTCAGCCCCGAGTTCCCTGTGTTGCCCAAGTCTCAGACAGAGGAGTGGTTATGTTTACACATACAGTACAAAAATTAAAAggcacaaaaccacacagaatgCAGCAGATAGTGAACAGCTGATAAGAGTCCCTGGTGTTGGCAAAACAAGGATGTCGGAAGGATGGTGTGGAAGGGAGCTCAGGTGTTGCTCCGATGGCCTTTGCCGACTCTGCTCGTTACTCCCTGAGGCTATCCTGCTTCACATCTATTATGGCTTCTGCAGCCCCGTCTCTCATCCTGAGGAACCACAAACAGGGATGCAGGGAGCCACTGACCGCTCAGGCGCTGATCAGAGGGAAGTGGTGAACTGAGCTTGCCACAAGTGTCACGTCTCCATTTCTGCCTGGCAACAGCAAATAAATTATGGTGCCACAGTGCAGACCAGAGGGGTTTGAGCTGCTCGGAAAGGTGTCTCGTGGCTTCTTGTTAGGTGAGGGAGCCCTTCAGCCGCAGGCCAGGCCCACCCCCACCATGAGGCTGGTTTGAGAATGACCCTGGCAGAGGCGAACCATGGTGTATCCACGGCTGAAGGCAGGTTCCCTGTGGCA from Accipiter gentilis chromosome 23, bAccGen1.1, whole genome shotgun sequence includes:
- the LOC126049930 gene encoding LOW QUALITY PROTEIN: histone H1.8 (The sequence of the model RefSeq protein was modified relative to this genomic sequence to represent the inferred CDS: substituted 1 base at 1 genomic stop codon), whose product is MDPQMAEAAGTAQLPSPLARGRRPPHPPTLHMVIEALRAQDQRKGVSVVAIKRFILTKYPAVDPVRLKYLLKQALSKGLSRGDLVRPRNSSAMGATGRFKLATEKLRPKQPPGQADPDKGQAPKPGRKGTTKPPQASAAGAXQRGTAKEKPTAAKQKLRAKPEDARLPAPAKPRSGGVKPPQAAGCPQAPGKGPPGPPAAAEGAGGGEGDSPAGAGEKGPREAPVGKSKRKVPKGAKQDAPKAKGDQGKARKPRVTPEAGQGEAGLQKAAPPPAGRKVP